A genome region from Gemmatimonadota bacterium includes the following:
- a CDS encoding histone deacetylase — MPTALISHPDFLLHDTGPFHPERPGRMTSVLAQLGLSGDVPSGTHEAGLLCLSPVPADEARIKAVHDGAYVDAVIDWCGKGYRNLPTGDTTVSSASETVARLAAGAAMRAVDAVLTGEADRVFCVSRPPGHHAESDRGMGFCIYNNAAVAARYAQSRFGVERVAVLDWDVHHGNGTQEVFEEDPSVYYFSVHQSPLYPFTGAAQEKGTGEGTGYTMNVPVSAGSGDEVFVDALRGGILPAMKSYQPDLLILSAGFDAHMDDPLSGTLVTDAGFRAMSRLVLDFAEDACGGRLVSVLEGGYDLQALGRCVADHVGMMND, encoded by the coding sequence ATGCCCACCGCGTTGATCAGCCACCCCGACTTCCTCCTGCACGATACCGGTCCTTTCCATCCTGAACGGCCGGGCCGCATGACCTCCGTGCTGGCCCAACTCGGCCTGTCCGGCGACGTTCCCTCCGGAACGCACGAGGCCGGCCTGCTGTGCCTCTCGCCCGTGCCGGCCGACGAGGCGCGGATCAAGGCCGTCCACGACGGGGCCTATGTCGACGCCGTAATCGACTGGTGCGGGAAGGGATACCGGAACCTGCCCACCGGAGACACCACCGTTTCCTCCGCGTCCGAAACCGTGGCCCGGCTGGCCGCCGGTGCGGCCATGCGGGCGGTCGACGCGGTGTTGACCGGCGAGGCGGACCGCGTATTCTGCGTCTCCCGGCCTCCCGGGCACCATGCCGAATCCGACCGGGGAATGGGCTTCTGCATCTACAACAACGCCGCCGTCGCGGCTCGTTACGCCCAGTCGCGATTCGGGGTAGAACGGGTGGCCGTGCTGGACTGGGATGTCCATCACGGCAACGGGACCCAGGAGGTTTTCGAGGAAGACCCGTCCGTGTACTATTTCAGCGTTCACCAGTCCCCCCTCTATCCCTTCACCGGCGCGGCACAGGAAAAGGGAACGGGCGAAGGGACGGGCTACACGATGAACGTCCCGGTCTCCGCAGGATCCGGCGACGAGGTTTTCGTCGATGCTTTGCGCGGCGGGATCTTGCCGGCCATGAAGTCATACCAGCCGGACCTTCTCATCCTTTCGGCGGGATTCGACGCACACATGGACGATCCCCTCTCCGGTACCCTGGTCACCGACGCGGGTTTCCGGGCCATGTCCCGCCTGGTACTCGACTTCGCGGAGGACGCGTGCGGGGGCCGACTGGTTTCCGTCCTGGAGGGCGGTTATGACCTCCAAGCCCTCGGCCGATGCGTCGCGGACCACGTAGGCATGATGAACGACTGA